The proteins below are encoded in one region of Hordeum vulgare subsp. vulgare chromosome 3H, MorexV3_pseudomolecules_assembly, whole genome shotgun sequence:
- the LOC123444498 gene encoding uncharacterized protein LOC123444498 — MSMDGKTPHLLPLSLSAATKKIRDDVPLVCGWVLINAFTLAVAYIAVEYLDASCSQSSFIMPCIELTDAEAARVTALFIGTLCCAPAQAAAAALALLLPCCRRRGRRALAYLALTVTVLCHCMQAGTVWVFLAADPGYIFGWIYFPAGYCFFAVCDFLSFRALLGGDGWGMQYVAYF, encoded by the exons ATGTCCATGGACGGCAAGACGCCTCATCTTCTGCCTCTGAGTCTGAGCGCGGCCACGAAGAAGATCCGCGATGACGTCCCACTGGTCTGCGGATGGGTGCTCATCAACGCCTTCACCTTGGCAGTCGCCTACATAGCCGTCGAGTACTTGGACGCCTCGTGCAGCCAG TCCTCCTTCATCATGCCGTGCATCGAGCTGACGGACGCGGAGGCTGCCAGGGTAACCGCCCTCTTCATCGGGACTCTGTGCTGCGCCCCGGCCCAGGCGGCCGCGGCGGCGCTGGCGCTGCTGCTCCCATGCTGCCGTCGCCGGGGCCGTCGTGCCCTCGCGTACCTCGCGCTCACGGTGACCGTCCTCTGCCATTGCATGCAGGCCGGCACCGTCTGGGTCTTCCTCGCCGCCGATCCAGGATACATCTTCGGCTGGATCTACTTCCCCGCGGGCTACTGCTTCTTTGCGGTGTGCGACTTCCTCAGCTTCCGGGCGCTCCTGGGAGGTGATGGGTGGGGCATGCAGTACGTAGCCTATTTCTGA